The following are encoded in a window of Carettochelys insculpta isolate YL-2023 chromosome 30, ASM3395843v1, whole genome shotgun sequence genomic DNA:
- the CDC42SE1 gene encoding CDC42 small effector protein 1, producing the protein MSDFWHKLGCCVVEKPQPKKKRRRIDRSMIGEPMNFVHLTHIGSGDMAANEGLPMTGAVQEMRSKGGRERQWSSSRVL; encoded by the exons ATGAGTGACTTTTGGCACAAGCTGGGCTGCTGTGTAGTAGAGAAACCACAGCCG AAAAAGAAGAGGAGGCGAATTGACCGCAGTATGATAGGGGAGCCAATGAATTTTGTACACCTCACGCACATTGGATCTGGTGATATGGCAGCTAATGAGGGCCTTCCCATG ACAGGCGCTGTTCAAGAGATGAGATCCAAAGGCGGACGGGAGAGGCAATGGAGTAGCTCCAGAGTTTTGTAG